CTTTCTAATCGTGGctgaagagaagaaaggagTGGGGTAAAAAAATATCAGCACTTACCTCTTGATGTAGTTTTTCCCGTAGAGAATCTGCTGCAAAAGTGTGACGAGCCCAAACGCGCaaataaatatgaaacaaaGAGATCTGCTGCCGAGCAAGTCTTTACCCGACGATGGGTCGGAGTATCCCATTTTTCGGCGCAGCATCCAGGGCTGACGGTGACACCCGCTTCGGTGTCTCTCTTCGCTGCATTCAGAACCAGGATGGCAGGTGTCTCGTACCCGCTGGAGTGGACATTGTCCATCACATTGTTTTCCCTTTTAGTCTGTTTTACTGCTCTCTGACCACAGCATCACCGGAGGAAGGTGATGTGCACCGGGATCTGCGCTTGAGATCTCAAATCGTTAGTGACCTTGTTTTAAAATACGCGAttcttatgttttgtttttgtttttaatgtctgaGTAAAAAAGCACGAACGGCCCCGGAGGATATTCTCGGTGCCTATCGGTTATCGCCCTATACCCGCTTCGAGGAGGCGCAGTCTCTCCGTCGTGTGCAAGCGGTGCAGATTTGTGTAAAATGCGCGCTGGGTGCAGAATAAATCCTGAGATCTCAAGTCAGACAAAGCAAAGGCATCGATTCTTATAAGCGCGATTCtcgctctttttctttaaatcgGGGGGGCTGAGAGAATAACAGCGAAACACATCCCTCGTGCGTCTTGTCAAATCTGAGCAAAGGTGCGTGACTGAAATCTAAAAAGGAAGGAGGATGCGCCTTTTCCCAGCCAGGCGGACGGGGGCGCGCCGTAATTCATTTAGATGCTCCATACTCAGCCAAAACGCAAGGTCACGGTCTGCCGTTCAAGGATGCGTCTGCGCAGACACGACATCTACAGCCGCCCACTTCACATGACCTCGCAAAGctgataacaaaacaaaacaaaaacaagtttaCCATATTCCACCTCTAAACTGCGAGCCTGGGcaaacttaaagaaatgaccAGATTATCTTCCATTACAAAAACGACACTAGCAGTAGGCGGATGGAGTAAGAACTAGAGAAGTACTATGAGTAAAGACTGTCCTGCAGAGCCAGACCATCGATGCCAAGCTGATCTGTAACTGGACGGTATCTGCAGGACTCCTTCTTCTGACTTCTCCTATTTCTGACTGACCCGTTTTAATACAAGGTACATACAATACATacaactaaaaaataaaagatttttttaaaatgtgtcttgTCATCCTATGGCAtgtgttgcctcacagcaagaaggttgtgGGTGTATAGACTTGGAAGATCTCCTGGGGCCTGTGCAGATTCACTCCAAGGCATTCCAGCTTGCCTTGTTTCTACCTGTTAATACCCCACCTTTAGCCTTTTGCCTTATAGGGCAGCTACGATAATCCCAGCATCCCTGAAATGGGTACaaggttaagaaaatggatagatggatggaggaTTGATTGATTCATTAAATTGTCCTCTGTCTGGCGAATAATCAGCAAATGCACCTCACACAAAGACTATGTCAGTATTTTGTTCTGAAGCTAACTAAAATGTGGTCTTTTATTCAATAGGTAGACAGAGTACGGATGGAACAGACGGCCAGTTTACCATATTTGAAACACCTCAAATATGTAAAACATGTCCACATGTGTTTTAGCATTCTCTTTGGTCATAGGAAATTTGTAGTAGGCGAGCCAAAAGTTATTGTCCCATCAGACTGAATAGTTCCTTGTGCTTGTATCACTGTTAAACCAAATTGAGATCTTTGTCATTTTCCTGCTGGGCTCTAAAGCCTGATATATGGCACAACATGGTGTTATTCAAGGTTATCAGACAATCGAGACAATTGTGTGCAGCGTGGTGGTGAGATACAGTTGAGACAGTGTCTGGCACAATGTCTAGCTGAATGCGTGAGTAAATTAATGAGTGattatctttgttttttgaaTAGTTTATTAGGCTGTTGTTATGTGGTTGTACCCTGCAGTGTTATTACTGCTGTTTGCAATCACTCTTCAAGTGAATAACTTTCAAATATTGATAGAAATTAAATGAAATGCAATTAAATACTTCTAGACAATTGCAGTTGCTATTATGTGTTTTAGAAATTCTAAACTTTTTACTGCTGctcattaaattaaattgttaacagaaattaatttttttttttattcattttttaagacTTTTGCATTTGCATTGAAGTTGTTAGGCAGCGCATGATTGTGGTCACAGTGCGAGTGAGGACTTTAAGGTTGTACTTGTACTATTCTTCATAATGTTCATTATAACAGCATATTTGGGAAAGTACTGTGAAGTATGGACTAAGGAAAGCAGCCAAGAGGCAGTACAGAGAGAAGCTGGATGGCTTCTATTCTACTGCTAACTCCAGGTGGACGTGGCAAAGCCTACAGCACATCACAGACTACAGCATCAGCTCCATAGACAGTCTTCCAGATAATCTTCACCTTCTACACCCGCTTTGAGACGCTCGGGTAAAGCACAGAGAGGAGGCACACATACAGGACAACCTGCCCTTCACCCCCTCCCCTAACTGGCTCATCGGGTCAGGCACATAAAGAACTGAAAGAGGTCAACCCTCACAAGGCAGCAGGACCAAACAACATCCCTGGGCAGGGTCTCCTCAAGCATGTGCCAGTGAGCTAGCTGATGTTCTCAACTTCATCCTCAACATCACCCTCAGCCAGAGCACTGGTGCcccttgtttaaaaaaagcaaccAGTGTCCTGCTTCCCAAGACGAGCCCGCCAACCTGTCATGAGCACTCACTCTGACCATCATGAAGTGTTTTGAGAGAGTGGTGCTGGCCCACATTCAGAACAGCATTCCGGACACTCTATACTCCCTTTAGTATGTCTACTGATCCAACAGGTCCACCTCAGATCCTACACTTTTCTCTCCCTCACTTATATAGACACACACCTATCAGAACTTCAGTCAGCATTACTACAAACATAGGCTGAGGGATGCGTTGAGGGATGCATCCTCAACCCTGTTCACCTACAAATGGGTCGCCTATCACAAAGATAGCATCATCCTAAAGTTCACGGATGATACTGCAGTAACAGGACGCATGACTGGCAGCAACAAAACCTTGTGGCAACACCAACGCTATGGACCACAAACGCCTGCAGAGAGAGGTTGGGACTGCTGAAAAGAGGATTAGAACTCCActgccctctctgcagagcatctACCATCACAGAGTTCATAGGATAGCTGTCTCCATCCTCAGTGACTCTACCTACCCCCAACATGGACTGTTCAGACTTCTACCCTCAGGCTGGAGgtataaaaacatgaaatctAGAATCTCCAAACTAAATAACTCTTCCTTTGCTACTCCCATTTGGGCCCCATTATACCTGCTGCAACTTCATCTCACAGTCACTTGTATTCATACAAACCATTAAGGTGCAAGAAGCCGCTGCAGTATTCTCCTGAACAGGTGTGACCACTCAGACAATATCGCTACATAAGTGCTGATATAGGAAGAAAAGAAGTCAAAACTGGAAGCCATTGTCaagcttcccccccccccccccccccccccccccccccccccccacaaattCTCAGGTTTCCAAACCGTTCCAATATCTCACTGTACATCTGCATGTCTCTGAGCTTCTGTACTGGAATATCATTAAAGTGGTGGTAAAAACCAGCACAATTCTACACTCCTGTCTTCAGCCCAGCTGTGGTGGTGGCGGTTACAAAAATCGAGAGGTGCACAACCAGCCAAAGTGACACAGGATGCGATGTCAAATTCACCGCACGACACCCATGACAACCCCGTCATGGGTGTCACGGCAGGTATAATGGGGCCATTAGACGTCATCTGACATGAGCGTGCAACCATGGTTTTACAACCGTCTGCTTTTTCTCAAGTTACACACAGGTGATTGCCACTCATTACTGTAGCATGCTAAAATGTAaattgtgtaaatgtgtgcatAGCCTTTTGCAGCtcagtctttttattttatttatatatatttagcaTATCTTATATTTCTATTGCATTAATTTTATTGTACCTAGTGTAGTTCTTTATAATTGTTTCTactgtttttaaattatgattttttttctatttttttctgcggaaaaaagaaaggatttCATTGCATAGGAAACATGTTTCTGTGTAACTTGAATCTAGAAGATAGGGTTTCAAAAAATTGTTCTAGTTTCTAACTAAATATTGAGTTTTAATAGATATTATGAAGTACTGTACaagtatttttagtttttaggctacagacattaaaaaaagcaaaaacacagttCTTATTTCCTTGAGCTCTTGATGTTTTTATATACAATATCAATGTATGCCTTATAAAGATGACATGTGTCATACTACGATGTAATAATGAGTGCGTTTCTTCTGTTAACTCATCAAATTCTTATATTTTGAATATCActcttaatattaaataaatactaatCTGAAACACGTCTTACTCGACATACAATttatagaaaacaaaataaaacaaaaatacttttttactATAAGTTTTTTCTTTCATACGGGAATGCGTCCGAAAGGTCGtgttttcattaaataaaaacatgcacGCCGGTGTCGCCACTCAGCCGGTaagtaaataaaattatatttttgtttgttttttgttttacctttTGCACAAAATGCTTTACGGAGGGGTCACATTTCTTTGTTACACAGGAAAAAGCACGGATGTAATTTGATGCAGCTCCAGCTCCTCTTCCGGTCTCTTTTCCCACAGCCACCGGAGAAAAATGGTATGTAGCAGCGCTGGTAGACAGAAATCTCGTAACATCTGTTTAATGTGCCATGTATCTGACACAAACTGAAGCCACTTCTGTGTCGGATAAACACTGTAACCGGTTGGATGATGTATTTTTGAGATAAAGTTTGATTTTAGTAAAAAATACTGTTGTTCCTGTCACATCCATCCAGCACTTGTTTGCTGTCGTTAGCCTTTAGCACAGTTGCACTGAATGGGCTAAATAGTGCTAGAAGAGGACAAAATATCGTAAGCTTGACTTCATCATCGATTGTGGATTTTTCCGGtaatcacaaaaataaatgcatggaAAATACATTTACGGTTGTTCGTTGGCAAAATGGCAACCGGTGTTTTTCGCCGATGTTAGCATAGCTAGCATCTTTTTCATGTGGTCCATTTCTTTTGGTAACGTGTACAAAATTAGTGTCGTCAGCCACTGCAGATTTTGTCTGAGGAAAGCACGCCGGCTTTCATTGGCCGTAAAGTAACTATCATTTGAGCATGTGTGGCAAGCTGAGGCCACGAGTTGCTGCAACCACTGTGATTAAGTGTTTGCTACCACCTGAAGTTCAGTCTTGTCAGTGatgtttttaaaacacaaatgtCTGAACAAATGACTGCCTGTGATTCCTCCTTTTTCACTGAGACAAGACTGGCCCCGGCCTGGTCTACAATCAGATCTCCTTGAGTTGTCCCTGATCTCACATGTTTGTCTTGCTTCTCAGACCAAGGGGACATCATCTTTCGGTAAGCGCCGGAACAAGACGCACACCCTGTGCCGTCGTTGTGGGTCCAAAGCCTACCACCTGCAGAAGTCTACCTGCGGCAAGTGTGGCTACCCTCAGAAGCGCAAGAGAAAGTGTAAGTAACCTTAACGCATGTAATAGAATacactgtttttaaatgtgatatTGGCAAACTTTATGCTTGCTTCTTGTgttagtgtattttttttattttttgaaatggCAAAAACCAGCAGGTTGCTGTCTTCCAGCATATTTTAGTGTAACACCCCACTGGTTTGCACCCATGCCCTGTCAAAAAGGCTGGAACTTAACTCATTATGAGCAGCACTGTCAGTATGCTGTTTAGCTCTTCATTGATGTGAAGTGCCATGCTCCCTTGATTTATGGTGCTGTTCATTTTCAGACAACTGGAGCGCTAAGGCCAAGAGGAGGAACACCACTGGCACAGGCCGTCTGAGACACATGAAGGTCGTCTACCGCAGATTCAGGTAAGATGTAAAAAGGAGCAGATCACAAAGTGTTTCAAGGTGTTCGGTGTGTTAATTTATCATGCTTCTCTCTGTCAAAATCTAACAGAGGTGCACACCTCGTTTCCTTTTTCCCCTTAACATGTTTTTGAAAATCGTCACACCGAcaggattttatttttgtaaagctTTGTTTGCTGAAACATCATTTAGGTGTGGATGAAAGgccaaaacatagaaaatggTTTACAATGATACCTGTGTACATGTGAATGtagcctttgttttgtttggcgGTTTTTATTTCCTTAAAGAATAATAGGTTACAACTGAGGttacaagattttttttcatacactaaataaattaaattgccTTTTCGTCTTATATTAAATTATTGTTAATTACTTGTACCTGAAGGATACAGGTTAAAATTTCCCTTTAGCTTGAAAATgtcgtttaaaaaaaacttcccATGGTGCTGAATGGGTAAACATAAGTTCCACTTCAAGCAAACTTTACTTCAGTTCTTCACTTTCTGAGTCTTAAATTGGTTTTTAGCCTTAGCATCAGTATTACAAAGTTGTCTTGATGACAGGACTCTTAAACGTGTAATGAATTTAAACACCTCAATGAAAATGTTTGCAGGAAATCACAATTTGTTAAACACAAGTAAACCTGGAGTAAATTCACTTGATTTACTAGCTTGATCTATAAACCTTGGATATGTTGACAAGTTGTGTTGATGTGTTTCCAACAGGAAATATAAGCAGGATTTCTGTATCTTCTATCAGCTCGATAAAACCAAATAATTTTCCCactttgacaaaaaaaattgacaTAAAAAGATTAATAGTTTATATAAAGATGTCTTATAAGACCATAATATTTGCCTTTTGACTTTAAGGGATGGTAAAATTTGTGTGCACAAGCAAATATTTGTATCAACAATTCAAGCAAGTGTTTACAAAATCTAAGAAAACTCTCAATACTGAACTTGTTTGGCAGTTGTAGTTAGCAtaccactctttttttttttttttttttctttttttttttcttccctttttttttattggtagACTTTAAACAGAGTGTTAGGCTTGCAGTGTGCAGCTGGGGTTTTTCTTCCCTCTCCCACTTACTCGTCTTGCAGCAGAAAACTGAGCATAAAGAAGTTGCCAAACATTTAGTATTCACACTTCCTATTAAACAGTTTGAACATAGAGTAACGGGGTTGTGTCCTGCTGCGAATCAGGGTTGTCTTGTCATATTTAGCCCACATAGTTTTACTGTCTCACAGACTGGGTGTATGAAAATGAGGTTTGTCTTCCTCAATGCTGCTCACCAATgatggtggaaaaaaaaatgtctgaacaAATGAACTTAATATGACATCACTCTTTTCTCTGAGGTGAGTGGCATTTCAAGACAAGTCATATAGAAGGAAATTTTGTCGGTCTTACTACTTCTTGAGAGTAAGTGGGTGGTTAAAACTCGTACGTTTTGATATTTATGTTATCATTTACAAAACATTCAAGCTGCACAGTGAGCAGTTATCCTATTTCAGCTTATGTAAACCAAGTCGATCTATATAGGGGTTTTACTTAttgaatgatttttttaatctgatgttAACATATCAGCTGATTTTCCAGACACATGAAGCACAGGAACATTTTCCTAAGATTTGTTGTGTGTAGTAAGtagctttttgttgtttgtggCATGTTGTCAAAAAGGAAGTTTTAGGGTGCCCCCTGGTGGACAAAGCATGTGTAAGGTTAAACCGTGTTTCTCCCATCTCTTCTTTAAGTGGGAGGGGGAATAATTGACCAGCTGTTAATAATATTAAAACAGAGATTGGAAAATGGCTAATAGCGGCTCTTGTTATAACCCCTTTGATAAGATTTATATCAGGCATAAATTATATAACCATTTAATGTAAGAATATGAAAGCCGTACTTAATGGCTCCAATTatgcattttcatttttgtattaGTTTATGTAATGATGCTAATAACTTGCTTTTACTCCAATCTGGCAACACAACCTTGGCAGCAGCTGTTGAGTTTCCACTGTCTCAGGCAGAATGCCTGTTTAGCTGCAATTCAGTTAAATCACCTTCACTGGCTCATTAACGCTGGCAGTTACTGCACAGTTTCACAGTTCTAGCTGTTAGAAAATATTCAGTGTAAATAAATAAGGGATggcgatgtgtgtgtgtgtgttggtggcATAATGGGTGAAAGCTGCGTGCAAGCCTCACAACAGTTCAAACGTGGCCAAAATTTACAAAACACAGTAGATCTGAGGGCAAACTATCTATAATCTCCTCTCCGCTGCTTCTGATAACATGAATAATTTACCTGAGCCCAGTCCAGCTAGCAGGCATCGAGTCTGT
The Maylandia zebra isolate NMK-2024a linkage group LG7, Mzebra_GT3a, whole genome shotgun sequence DNA segment above includes these coding regions:
- the rpl37 gene encoding large ribosomal subunit protein eL37 gives rise to the protein MTKGTSSFGKRRNKTHTLCRRCGSKAYHLQKSTCGKCGYPQKRKRKYNWSAKAKRRNTTGTGRLRHMKVVYRRFRNGFREGTTPKPRRAAVAASSSS